Below is a window of Haloglycomyces albus DSM 45210 DNA.
AGGAGGGGAGCGCCCTTCGCGACCGGGCCGTCGCGGTGGCCGCCGAACGGCTCAACGCGACCATTCGTTCGTAATACCTTGGGGATTCGGTTCACCGACGCGCCGCGAACGGAAACCGAATCCCCAAGGAGTATTAATGCACGCGGGCTCCAAGGGGCGCTTCGGCGTCCGGGCTCAGTAGGGTGATGTCGGAATTGTCGTCCACGCCGGCTCCGAGCACGAGCACTTCGGATTGAAAGTCCGCGATCCGCATGGGCGGGAAGTTCATGACCGCGATGATGCGGCGGCCTTCCAGATCCTCTAGTGCGTAGCGTTTCGTGATCTGCGCACTGGAATTCTTCATCCCGTACTCGCCGAAATCGATGGTGAGTTTGTACGCGGGTTTGCGGGCCTTAGGAAAGGGCTCCGCCTTGACGATACGTCCGACCCGCATTTCAATTTTGGTGAAATCATCGAAGGTGATCTGTTGGTTTCCGGTGTCATTCATGCCCGAAATTCTAATTCAGTCGTGGTGGACGTCCAAGGGCGTTGCCTCCGGTCGTCGTTTCTCGGAATTAGAGTTCCACTCGTGCCAGCTCGGCTCGGGAGGAGACGCCGAGTTTCGGGTACGCGTTGTACAAGTGGTATCCGACGGTGCGAGGACTGATGAACAGTTGCTCGCCGATCTGTCGATTGGTCAGTCCGTCGGCGGCCAGCCGTACGACCTGTAGTTCCTGTGGAGTAAGTCGGTCGGCCAGTCCGAGGGAACCTTCCACCCGCTGGGAGTCGCCCGCCGCGCGTAGTTCCGACTTGCCGCGTTCGGTCCACGGAGCGGCACCGAGGCGTTCGAACGTCTCCACCGCGTCACGAAGATGAATGCGTGCCTCATTGATGCGTCGCGCCCTCCGCAGCCACTCACCGTACGTCAGCGCGGTACGGGCCCGTTCAAAAGGATTGACGTCGTCGGCGCGATGCAGTTCGATCGCCTTCGCGAAATGCGCTCCCGCGTCGGCCTCGTCGCCCAGTAGACCGTGACAGCGCTCCACAAGCGCTTCCCAGTACCGTTGGCCGGTCGCCCGCGCCCAGTCGCAGAACCATTCGAACACCGCGGTGACCTCGGTTTCGCGCCCACAACGATGAGCCGCCTCCACCAGATTCGGTACATCGCGCAGCATTTCCATCGGAGTGACACCTTGAGCTATGGCCCATAGTCGTTCGAAGGCCGCTTTGTAGCGTCCCAGCCCCAGGTCCAAGAGCCCCAGTGCGGTGTCGGCGGGAACCACGGAATCGGCGGGAGCGTCGTTGACGGCGGCCGCGACCAATTCCCGGCACCACTTCTCGTCACCGCGCACCGCTGCGATCGGGAGCAGTACCCACAACCGTGTCTGCATCAACGCTCGACGTTCCCCTTGTTCGGGAAGCAGCTCGATGGCCGATGTCGCCGCCGCTTGGGCATCCGCGTAGCGCGCGAACTCGAACTGCGCTTCGGCTTGAACGGCCAATGCCTGTACCAGGGGAGAGGTGGCGCCTTTCTTACGACATGCGGTGACCTCCTCGGAAGCAAGGCGATACGCCGCCTTGGTGTCGCCGGCCAAGAGACGCCATCGCGCCGATAGAATTCGATCAAAACGGACGAAGTCCTCATGGAGCGGCCGGTAGTACTCGTACAGGCTGCGGAGTGACTCCACTGCCTCGCCCGCCGAGGCCGACCGTCGGTTCAAGCCCGCCGCCGCCCGTGCCAGACGTCGCGCCCATTCGTTATTCGAACCTCCGTAGGCCTCCGCTCGGCGTGCCGCGTGTTCCACCTGAGTGAAATCGCCTGTTTCCCACGCGTGCCACACTCCTCGTAGAAGCGGGTAACCGGTGCTTTCGTGTCCGGACGTGGCATAGTGGTCGGCGGCGCTCATCCACATTTCAAACGCGCGGGATTCGCCCGTCCATGACCACACCGTCGCTCTAATCAGTGCGGCTCGCGCCAGGATTTCCGGATTATTGGACAATCGCTCTGCCTCCGAAGCCAAGGTGATCGCCTTCTCCGCCAGGCACGATACATACGCCGATTGTGCCGCGCGAATCAGCCGAGACGCCCTGACCTCCAAGTCAGGAGTGAACGACGCCGCCCTTTCCAGCGCGCTCATTTCCGCGATGCAGCCACCGCGGTCGGCCTCGAAGGAGGCAATCGATTCCAATGCCGCCGCGGCGGTTTCATCCTGACCCGTAGTTGCCGCCGCCAAATGCCACGCGTGGCGAATATCGTCCGGACCAAAGGTTTCCGACAGGGCCCGGCGAGCGTCGATGCGGCGGTGGCGGGGAGCCGAATGATACGACGCCGAACGAATCAAAGGGTGTACGAACTCGATGCGTCCCATGTGGAAGCGCACCAATCCATCACGCTCGGCCGGTTCCAGATCGGCCACGGTAGCCCCCAGCTTGCCCGCCGCTTCCACGATCACCGAGTTGTCGCCCGTTTCTTCAGCAGCCGCCACCAGCAAAAGCATCCGGGTCGGTTCCGGAAGTGAAATGATACGTTCCGTAAAAGCTTGCCGGATACGTGACGTCGTGGAAAACCGACTATTGGACGTCGTCACCCCGCCATCCTCGTGATCGGCCACGGGCAACTCCAACAAGGCCAAAGGGTTACCACCGGCGGTACGCAGAATCCAGTCACGGCCCGAATACGAAATATCATCGCCACGCTGATTGACCAAAACGTCCGACGACGTCATGTCCAGTGGTCCCACATTCAACTCGGGAATACCGGGAGCCGCGAAATCCGGGGCGAAACCGTCGCGTGCCGCCATCACCACTGCCACCGACTCCGTCGCCATTCGCCGAGAAGCGAACAGCAAAGCTTCGGTGGAATCGGCGTCAAGCCAATGGGCATCATCGATGACGGCACATACCGGGCGATCGGCGCTCGCTTCCACCAGAAGGTTCAGTACCGCCAAGCCCACCTGAAGTCGAGGCGCACGTGGCCCCGCCTCCGCCAGGCCAAGGGCATTGCTCAGCGCGACTCGTTGCGCCTCGGGCAGTCGGTGCCTCCGGTCCAACAACGGCTGCAACAACATGGACAAGCCGGCCCACGACCACGTATGTTCCGCCTCCACGCCGAGAGCACGCAAAACCAAAAAGTCCTCAGAATCGGCCACGGCGGCGTCGATAAGTGCGGACTTTCCGATCCCCGGTTCACCCCGAACGACCAATCCGCCGCCATGCCCCAATCGTGCACTGTCGAGAAAGGAATTGAGATGCGACCATTCATTGTCGCGGCCGACCAAACCACCCCGAGGAGAGGGTGATGCGGGAAGGGGAACCGTTGGCATATCTGTATTTCGTGCGAGCAGGTGTCCTTCGGCGTTCGACGTCACGGCAACTCCCGATGAAAGCGGTATACACAAAGATATTGCAGTCCGCGAACGTGTACACGTAACGCCGACTCCTATTAAACGTACCCGGAGACCGACCTGGACGCATCTGTCAATTGACTGGGTTGTCCGGCAACCGGCTCAACCACGTAAAAATCCGGTCGTCCAACCAAGTCGGACGACCGAGGCGGGCGCTGTGGCACCGCCATAGCGTGGAGTCCATGATTCAACGAACTCTGAGGTCCGCAGGCGCAACGATTCTCGCCCTGATTACCGCGATGGCGGTGTTCGGGCTCTTCCCAGCCCTTATCGGCGAATACGATGGAGCACTTCAGTTGAGCGGTACCCTGCGATTTCTACCTCTCATTCTGGCGAGTACCGCATTTGCCGTCGCCGTGCTCACCTCTCCCGTCACGGACACGCCGCACGGCCTGCGTCTCCTCGGCTACGCGAGCCTGGGGATGGTGGCGGGTGGAGGGCTGCTGAGCGCACTCGCCGGGAACATCGCGCTCCTCGCGCTCGCCGCTACCGTCACCGGGGTTGGCTCTGGGATGACGGTGCGAGCTGCACATACCGTACTTAACGCCCAATACGACCGTCGTCGCCTCTGGCTGGTGTATTTCGGCGCCGCGGCGGTGTCCTTGTTTCTGGTCGCAGGGGCCCTCGCGATATTGCCGGTATACGAGTGGCGTGGGGTGTTCGGGCTCGGTGTGTTGGCCGCCGGTATGAGCGCCTGGGCGTATGCCGCCAACGTGAAACCGATACCTCGCAACGTCGTGACGAGGGCCGCTTGAAGTACGTAGACCATACTCCAGTCACGGGGAGTCGCCGCGCGGCTCCCCCTATCCGTTGCTTGTCCCGCATCTGGTGAAATCTACAAAACACCTTGTAGAGAACCTATAAAAATAGCGTGTCATGAATATGCGAGCATCATAGCCATGTCGGACACTTCGATTGCGCTTGAACGTTTGCTGGATGCTGCGGCGGCATCCATGGAACCACGTCATAAGGACCTAGAGACGGTACTGACCAGCTCCGATTCCGAGCTTATGGAGGTGGTGGCCGCCGCGTCCCGCCTGCGTTTTCAGCACTTCGGCAATCGAGTGAAGCTCAATTACCTCGTCAATCTTAAAAGCGGTCTGTGCCCGGAGAACTGCACCTACTGTTCCCAGCGCCTCGGCTCGGACGCGGAGGTTCTCAAATACAGTTGGCTTTCGGCCGAGGAGGCGACCGAGGCAGCGGGCGCGGGCATTGCCGGAGGCGCCAGTCGCGTGTGTCTGGTCGCGTCCGGTCGTGGACCCAGTGAACGCGACGTTGACCGGGTGAGCGATACGATCGCGTCGGTGAAGAACGATCACCCGGAGGTAGAGGTATGCGCCTGCCTCGGTCTACTCCGCGACGGACAGGCGGAGAAACTGTCGGAGGCCGGTGCGGACGCTTACAATCACAACCTCAATACCTCGGAGAGCCATTACGAGTCGATCTGCACGACTCACGACTATTCGGATCGTCTGGACACCGTGACGAAAGCTAAGAACGCCCAGCTGTCGCCGTGTTCGGGCCTGATCGCCGGGATGGGCGAATCCAATGCGGATCTGGTCGAAGTGGCCCTGCGCTTGCGAGCCTCGGAAGTTGATTCGATTCCGGTGAACTTTCTGCTGCCCTTCGACGGAACTCCGTTGGAAGGTACCTGGGAACTTGATCCGCGACAGTGTCTTCGGATCGTGGCCATGATGCGGCTGGCTAATCCCACAAGTGAAATCCGGTTGGCTGCGGGGCGGGAGGCGCATCTGCGTACGTATCAGGCAACCGCGCTGCACATCGCCAATTCGATATTTCTGGGCGACTACCTCACCAGTGAAGGTCAAGCGGCCCAGGCCGACTTGGACCTCTTGGCTGATGCCGGGATGGTTCCCGAAGAGGGGCACCGCCTGTACCAACAGAAGAATAAGCCGCAGCCTCGGCAACGAGGTGCCGGTACGGCGGCACCTCCGAACGCCTAAGTCGACGCTGAGCCGGCCTCCCCCTCCTCGGCCATCTCAGGCGGGAGGTCGAACTCGCCTTTACTGACTCCGTCGCGGAAGGCCTCCCATTCTTCAGGTGTGTAAATCAGCAGGTCGCCGTCGGGGGCATCGGCCAAACGAAGGGCCACCAGGTCGTTGTCGCCGTAGCCGATTTCGAACGCTCCCGGCTCCCCATCGGCCTTGACCGGACGTTCCCAGCGGGCGGTGTCCATATTGAATTCACCCTTGAGCGGATGTTCCCGTGTCGTCATGCTCCAAGGATACGAGAGTGAAGGTAAATGGCAACCCCCGGCACCACGAGTGAGTGTCCGTTCTGCCGGAGGGGAAATGCCGGTCTGGTGCCGAGGTCACGTGGAGTGACGGGCGCCCGTTGTGGTGAGAATGGCCTCGGCAACCGCCGTGGGGTCGTCGCTCATTGGTA
It encodes the following:
- a CDS encoding DUF397 domain-containing protein produces the protein MTTREHPLKGEFNMDTARWERPVKADGEPGAFEIGYGDNDLVALRLADAPDGDLLIYTPEEWEAFRDGVSKGEFDLPPEMAEEGEAGSAST
- a CDS encoding helix-turn-helix transcriptional regulator; amino-acid sequence: MPTVPLPASPSPRGGLVGRDNEWSHLNSFLDSARLGHGGGLVVRGEPGIGKSALIDAAVADSEDFLVLRALGVEAEHTWSWAGLSMLLQPLLDRRHRLPEAQRVALSNALGLAEAGPRAPRLQVGLAVLNLLVEASADRPVCAVIDDAHWLDADSTEALLFASRRMATESVAVVMAARDGFAPDFAAPGIPELNVGPLDMTSSDVLVNQRGDDISYSGRDWILRTAGGNPLALLELPVADHEDGGVTTSNSRFSTTSRIRQAFTERIISLPEPTRMLLLVAAAEETGDNSVIVEAAGKLGATVADLEPAERDGLVRFHMGRIEFVHPLIRSASYHSAPRHRRIDARRALSETFGPDDIRHAWHLAAATTGQDETAAAALESIASFEADRGGCIAEMSALERAASFTPDLEVRASRLIRAAQSAYVSCLAEKAITLASEAERLSNNPEILARAALIRATVWSWTGESRAFEMWMSAADHYATSGHESTGYPLLRGVWHAWETGDFTQVEHAARRAEAYGGSNNEWARRLARAAAGLNRRSASAGEAVESLRSLYEYYRPLHEDFVRFDRILSARWRLLAGDTKAAYRLASEEVTACRKKGATSPLVQALAVQAEAQFEFARYADAQAAATSAIELLPEQGERRALMQTRLWVLLPIAAVRGDEKWCRELVAAAVNDAPADSVVPADTALGLLDLGLGRYKAAFERLWAIAQGVTPMEMLRDVPNLVEAAHRCGRETEVTAVFEWFCDWARATGQRYWEALVERCHGLLGDEADAGAHFAKAIELHRADDVNPFERARTALTYGEWLRRARRINEARIHLRDAVETFERLGAAPWTERGKSELRAAGDSQRVEGSLGLADRLTPQELQVVRLAADGLTNRQIGEQLFISPRTVGYHLYNAYPKLGVSSRAELARVEL
- a CDS encoding tRNA-binding protein, with the translated sequence MNDTGNQQITFDDFTKIEMRVGRIVKAEPFPKARKPAYKLTIDFGEYGMKNSSAQITKRYALEDLEGRRIIAVMNFPPMRIADFQSEVLVLGAGVDDNSDITLLSPDAEAPLGARVH
- the bioB gene encoding biotin synthase BioB translates to MSDTSIALERLLDAAAASMEPRHKDLETVLTSSDSELMEVVAAASRLRFQHFGNRVKLNYLVNLKSGLCPENCTYCSQRLGSDAEVLKYSWLSAEEATEAAGAGIAGGASRVCLVASGRGPSERDVDRVSDTIASVKNDHPEVEVCACLGLLRDGQAEKLSEAGADAYNHNLNTSESHYESICTTHDYSDRLDTVTKAKNAQLSPCSGLIAGMGESNADLVEVALRLRASEVDSIPVNFLLPFDGTPLEGTWELDPRQCLRIVAMMRLANPTSEIRLAAGREAHLRTYQATALHIANSIFLGDYLTSEGQAAQADLDLLADAGMVPEEGHRLYQQKNKPQPRQRGAGTAAPPNA